In Paenibacillus sp. G2S3, a single window of DNA contains:
- a CDS encoding ABC transporter substrate-binding protein, protein MNGKKRKFRGGLLVVVMMLVVSLMAGCGGNNNNSAAEATTAPEASVAPEASATTEPAADPVTVKLQLKWVPQAQFAGYFVAQDKGYYKEEGLNVEILPGGPDIVPEQQVAGGSADIGVGWVASLLPSLEEGMPLVQIAQIYQKSGLVLVSKKSAGINSAADLKGKKVGNWMGGNEFELLALFDKYKFDPNKDLSFTKQGFTMDQFLGDQIDAASAMTYNEYQVVLESGIKAEDLNVIDMNTEGVAMLEDNLFANKEWLAENKETAAKFVRASLKGWKDAITDPAAAVDSVMKQAEDGSTTKEHQLTMMTEVAKLILPEGFDSAKMGYTDAAAFQQTADISQKFGVIKEPAKVDEAYTNEIVEMAAK, encoded by the coding sequence ATGAACGGGAAAAAACGCAAATTTCGTGGTGGGTTGTTGGTGGTAGTGATGATGCTGGTAGTTTCTTTAATGGCGGGTTGCGGGGGCAACAATAATAATTCGGCTGCTGAAGCCACGACTGCCCCTGAAGCTTCAGTAGCTCCTGAGGCAAGTGCTACGACTGAACCTGCGGCTGATCCAGTTACAGTGAAGCTGCAGTTGAAATGGGTGCCACAGGCACAATTCGCTGGGTATTTTGTGGCGCAGGATAAAGGTTATTACAAGGAAGAAGGACTGAATGTAGAGATTTTGCCGGGAGGTCCGGATATTGTTCCAGAACAGCAAGTGGCAGGGGGCTCTGCGGATATCGGTGTTGGCTGGGTAGCAAGTTTGCTTCCAAGTCTTGAAGAGGGAATGCCTCTGGTGCAGATCGCGCAAATCTATCAAAAGAGCGGACTGGTCCTGGTCTCCAAAAAATCGGCGGGCATCAACTCCGCAGCCGATCTAAAAGGTAAAAAAGTTGGAAACTGGATGGGTGGCAATGAATTTGAGTTATTAGCCCTATTCGATAAATATAAATTCGATCCGAATAAGGATTTAAGCTTTACGAAGCAAGGTTTTACGATGGATCAGTTCTTGGGTGATCAGATTGATGCGGCTTCGGCGATGACTTATAACGAATATCAGGTTGTGCTTGAGTCGGGCATTAAAGCAGAGGATCTGAATGTCATTGATATGAATACAGAAGGCGTAGCGATGCTTGAGGATAACTTATTCGCCAATAAAGAATGGCTTGCGGAGAACAAGGAGACTGCGGCGAAGTTTGTTCGCGCCTCATTGAAAGGCTGGAAAGACGCCATTACCGATCCTGCAGCTGCGGTGGACAGTGTAATGAAGCAAGCGGAAGACGGCAGTACTACTAAGGAGCATCAATTGACGATGATGACCGAGGTTGCCAAGCTGATTCTGCCAGAAGGCTTTGACAGTGCGAAAATGGGATATACCGATGCAGCGGCCTTTCAACAAACGGCTGATATTTCGCAAAAGTTCGGTGTTATTAAAGAGCCAGCTAAGGTGGATGAGGCTTACACGAACGAAATCGTAGAAATGGCAGCAAAATAA
- a CDS encoding ABC transporter permease: METNSVRETKFIGPTSKEMAQPALTAAQKNAVAIPKPMEEATRWGSSRMLKRMFSAGVMLPVLAGVLFLALWEFQIFHKIFDLKKYQLPLPTAIATTMRDNFSMLLSYTGYTLTEAVLGMLVGSAIGFLIALAATAWPRWGSGSLTLVAALNAVPIVALAPIMNLWFGDGIGSRIAIVTATTMAAMAINAYKGMAAIDPLALDLMHSYAAGKPAVFRYLRIRNSLPYVFTALKINATASMIGAIVGEFFFSSKGLGYLLSNSIKVAKMPLGWSCIVLAAIAGVLFYLVVERLEKVFIKWHPSQR; the protein is encoded by the coding sequence ATGGAAACCAACTCCGTTCGGGAGACCAAGTTTATTGGCCCAACAAGTAAAGAGATGGCTCAGCCAGCACTAACGGCTGCACAGAAGAATGCTGTGGCAATTCCAAAGCCTATGGAAGAGGCTACACGTTGGGGCAGTTCGCGAATGCTGAAGAGAATGTTTAGTGCAGGGGTGATGTTGCCTGTATTAGCTGGTGTACTATTCCTTGCACTATGGGAATTTCAAATTTTTCATAAGATCTTTGATCTGAAAAAATATCAGCTGCCGCTTCCTACAGCAATTGCCACGACCATGAGGGATAATTTCAGCATGTTGTTGTCCTATACCGGATACACCCTTACTGAGGCTGTGCTGGGAATGTTGGTTGGTTCTGCGATCGGATTTCTGATTGCTCTAGCTGCTACAGCGTGGCCGCGTTGGGGAAGTGGAAGTCTAACTTTGGTTGCTGCTCTAAATGCTGTACCCATCGTCGCCCTCGCGCCCATTATGAATCTATGGTTCGGGGATGGGATTGGCTCGCGAATTGCCATAGTAACTGCAACTACGATGGCTGCGATGGCAATCAACGCCTATAAAGGCATGGCAGCGATTGATCCGCTGGCGCTGGATCTGATGCACTCTTATGCGGCGGGTAAACCTGCAGTGTTCCGTTATTTGCGGATTCGAAACAGTCTTCCCTATGTATTTACGGCGCTGAAAATTAATGCCACTGCCAGCATGATCGGGGCTATTGTCGGGGAATTCTTTTTCTCCTCCAAAGGGCTTGGGTATTTGCTCTCCAATTCCATAAAGGTCGCCAAAATGCCGCTTGGCTGGTCCTGTATTGTCCTGGCTGCAATTGCAGGGGTACTCTTCTACCTGGTGGTTGAGCGGCTTGAGAAAGTGTTCATTAAGTGGCACCCTTCGCAACGATAG
- a CDS encoding ABC transporter permease yields the protein MKGGTIFARGRLLPLFVWIFGLLLVWEGTSWMLLHVVETPLAQSKLPYVHEVLSTLWKYSGTLLKEGAATFGNAGVGFLIGAVAGASLAVLMSLSKTIEQLTFPYAIASQMIPILGLAPIIYGIVRDEQTSRIIISGYITFFPVALNMLRGLRSVDPSALELMHSYAAKPWAVYWKLRFPAALPGLFGGLKIAAPLAVTGAILVELMGAQHGVGVIMLRNLYYGSSHTYMFWSTVIVGALLGIASYWLISLIERLVAPWQPEFRPKGGSC from the coding sequence ATGAAAGGGGGCACTATCTTTGCACGGGGGCGCCTGCTGCCGTTGTTTGTCTGGATATTTGGTTTGCTGCTGGTCTGGGAAGGGACCTCATGGATGTTGCTCCATGTGGTGGAGACACCGCTAGCTCAGTCCAAATTGCCTTATGTTCATGAGGTGCTATCCACGCTGTGGAAGTATAGTGGCACACTTCTGAAGGAGGGGGCTGCGACCTTTGGCAATGCTGGTGTTGGCTTTCTGATTGGCGCGGTGGCTGGTGCCTCGCTGGCAGTACTGATGAGCTTATCGAAGACGATAGAGCAGTTAACATTTCCTTACGCTATCGCCTCCCAGATGATTCCGATTCTGGGGCTGGCGCCGATTATTTATGGGATTGTGCGTGATGAGCAGACCTCGCGGATTATTATTTCGGGATATATCACCTTTTTCCCGGTGGCACTGAACATGCTGCGCGGCTTGCGAAGTGTAGATCCTTCAGCGCTCGAATTAATGCATTCTTACGCAGCAAAACCATGGGCAGTCTATTGGAAGCTCAGATTTCCAGCGGCTCTGCCAGGACTGTTCGGAGGACTTAAGATTGCTGCTCCGCTTGCTGTAACTGGCGCTATTCTCGTAGAACTTATGGGTGCGCAGCACGGGGTTGGTGTAATCATGCTGCGCAATCTCTACTATGGCAGCTCTCATACCTATATGTTCTGGTCTACGGTGATTGTGGGTGCTTTGTTGGGGATTGCAAGTTATTGGTTGATCAGTCTAATAGAACGTCTAGTGGCACCGTGGCAGCCTGAATTTCGACCGAAGGGAGGTAGCTGCTAA